One Glandiceps talaboti chromosome 20, keGlaTala1.1, whole genome shotgun sequence genomic region harbors:
- the LOC144450817 gene encoding lon protease homolog 2, peroxisomal-like, translating to MASRITIPRRLPLLLISDGVLLPGSSMRIPVQSPKNMQMVKTHLLRSNTLSSTIIGVITKEDGSKDEDLNTLHPVGTSAVVVQVTGTNWPKPAYTLLLTGLCRFKLERLLQDVPYPIGLVEQLDKLPGEDLDDIQDETLAALADNFKEQANKLIDMLDITVPIVAKLKKMLDSLPTQNLPDIFASIVKATSNEKLQILDAVDLNERFKKTLPLLVRQIEGLKLLNNARSKNRAIIPFKERGRPILFRKPKRFGTMTSDDEDQDGDEIADLEQKIKAANLPEHAEKATKKELKRLKKMPSALPDYSLTRNYLELMAELPWSKSSKDILDISQARIDLDVDHYGLDKLKKRVIEYLAVRQLKNTLKGPILCFVGPPGVGKTSVGRSIAKTLGREFHRISLGGTCDQSDIRGHRRTYIGAMPGRIINGLKTVGSNNPVFLLDEIDKLSKGVQGDPAAALLEVLDPEQNNSFVDHYLNVPFDLSQVLFIATANTMATIPPALIDRMEVITVAGYTQEEKGHIAIRHLIPKQLKDHGLSEEHLQFPEDAIKTIISRYTREAGVRALERKIGALCRAVAVKVAERNGRQIVQSSSENDPATDQKDDVITSDVSKGSIAATSTLDPPEMPIVLDNHAIQDILGPPIFENEMRERLGQPGVAVGLAWTAVGGEIMFVEATKMDGDGQLTLTGQLGDVMKESATIALNWVRSHAAQCGINVSAGTDLMENTDIHIHFPAGAINKDGPSAGVTVVTVLVSMFSGQCVRSDTAMTGEVTLRGLVLPVGGIKDKVLAAHRAGLKRVILPKRNEKDLIEIPNNVKGDLDFIFANRLEDVLQAALEGGFPMENIVNTTVPSKL from the exons ATGGCGTCCCGCATTACGATACCCCGGCGTCTTCCTCTCTTGTTGATTTCTGACGGCGTATTGCTGCCAGGATCATCTATGAGGATACCAGTGCAATCTCCTAAGAA tatGCAAATGGTGAAGACTCACCTGTTGAGGTCTAATACACTGAGCAGCACTATTATTGGTGTTATTACAAAAGAAGATGGTTCAAAG GATGAAGATTTGAATACTCTGCATCCAGTTGGTACTTCAGCTGTAGTGGTACAGGTAACAGGTACTAATTGGCCAAAACCAGCATACACGCTACTACTGACTGGACTTTGTCGTTTCAAATTGGAAAGGTTATTACAAGACGTGCCTTATCCTATTGGACTGGTAGAACAATTAGATAAACTACCTGGTGAAGATCTAG ATGACATACAAGATGAAACCCTTGCTGCCCTAGCTGATAACTTCAAGGAGCAAGCCAATAAACTGATAGATATGTTAGATATAACGGTACCTATTGTTGCCAAACTCAAG AAAATGTTAGACAGTTTACCAACCCAGAATTTACCTGATATATTTGCCTCTATTGTCAAAGCAACATCCAATGAGAAATTACAG ATCTTGGATGCAGTTGACCTAAATGAAAGATTTAAGAAGACCCTACCATTGCTTGTTAGACAAATTGAAGGTCTAAAACTTTTGAACAATGCAAGGAGCAAAAATCGGGCAATCATTCCCTTTAAGGAACGTGGCAGACCAATTTTGTTCAGAAAACCCAAAAGATTTGGTACAATGACTTCAGATGATGAAGATCAGGATGGAGATGAGATCGCTGATTTGGAACAAAAAATCAA GGCAGCAAATTTACCAGAACATGCTGAGAAGGCAACCAAGAAAGAATTAAAACGTCTTAAGAAGATGCCATCTGCCTTACCAGATTACAGTCTAACCAGGAACTACTTGGAACTGATGGCAGAATTACCATGGTCAAAGTCTTCTAAAGATATCCTGGATATTTCACAAGCAAG GATTGACTTGGATGTTGATCACTATGGCTTAGATAAACTCAAGAAACGTGTGATTGAATACCTAGCAGTAAGACAGCTGAAGAACACGCTAAAAGGACCAATACTTTGTTTTGTTGGACCACCAGGTGTTGGTAAGACCAGTGTAGGAAGATCGATTGCAAAGACACTGGGCAGAGAGTTCCACAG gATTTCCCTTGGTGGTACTTGCGATCAGTCTGATATTAGGGGACATCGTCGTACCTATATCGGAGCTATGCCAGGTAGAATTATTAACGGTTTGAAAACCGTTGGTAGCAATAATCCTGTCTTCCTCCTGGATGAAATTGACAAACTG AGTAAAGGAGTACAGGGAGACCCAGCTGCAGCATTGTTAGAAGTATTGGACCCAGAACAAAATAACTCATTTGTAGACCA CTATCTCAATGTACCATTTGACCTGTCTCAAGTGTTGTTCATAGCAACAGCAaacaccatggcaaccataCCACCTGCTTTGATAGATAGGATGGAGGTGATTACAGTAGCAGGGTATACACAGGAAGAGAAGGGACACATTGCAATCAGACATCTCATACCAAAACAACTGAAGGATCATGGACTGAGTGAAGAACATTTACAGTTTCCTGAGGATGCTATCAAAACAATCA TTTCCAGGTACACACGTGAAGCTGGCGTCAGGGCCTTAGAGAGAAAGATTGGTGCATTGTGCAGAGCAGTAGCTGTCAAGGTAGCTGAAAGAAATGGTAGACAAATAGTCCAAAGTTCATCTGAGAATGACCCAGCAACTGATCAGAaagatgatgtcatcaccagtgATGTATCAAAGGGATCTATTGCAGCTACTTCTACACTAGACCCACCAGAAATGCCCATTGTTCTTGACAACCATGCTATACAAGATATACTAGGG CCTCCTATATTTGAGAATGAAATGCGTGAAAGACTTGGCCAGCCTGGAGTAGCAGTAG GGTTGGCATGGACAGCAGTTGGTGGTGAAATTATGTTTGTTGAGGCCACTAAGATGGATGGGGATGGACAGCTGACATTGACAGGTCAGTTAGGTGATGTGATGAAGGAATCGGCTACCATTGCACTGAACTGGGTACGCAGTCATGCTGCACAG TGTGGTATAAACGTGTCAGCTGGTACAGACCTGATGGAGAATACGGATATACACATTCATTTCCCTGCTGGAGCTATCAACAAAGATGGACCGTCAGCTGGAGTTACTGTGGTCACTGTTCTTGTTTCTATGTTCAG TGGTCAATGTGTACGTTCTGATACAGCCATGACAGGAGAAGTAACTCTCAGAGGACTTGTACTGCCG GTTGGAGGTATTAAGGACAAAGTGTTAGCTGCTCATAGAGCTGGTTTGAAGAGAGTTATCCTTCCAAAGAGAAATGAAAAAGATCTGATTGAAATACCTAATAATGTGAAG GGAGATCTAGATTTCATATTTGCGAACCGTTTAGAGGACGTACTTCAAGCTGCCTTAGAGGGAGGATTTCCAATGGAAAACATAGTAAACACAACTGTGCCTAGCAAACTATAA
- the LOC144450535 gene encoding transmembrane protein 26-like yields MAFFGVLKAIITRLMFSVHGFVSVWRVADVKGDPLYWLLLMSIIGLLFETIITLKLRKGQEWKWFCPSVLFYLGSVVPSLWILQVELHNDREERKRELELEAIARGNTSCAVLMTSDAESPSEAGESLSEIIAGLTIPGFTFTSESWVLALQQLLLGLLILGRWMLPKGDITRDQLSQLLLVYIGMAADILEFSVETLKEDALQGEWALMYLILGIWSWSLLQFCLVLTATKARKPRMARSSSSNLFLPFASRCEGGCQLWCESEVWAIIASIVMQDGPFLTMRMFLLIHYEVVSHMMVFFTCKNSLVLLLQLYRLAVLYLEKHPRGGKSPSRRQSTDISMIGDDKGLDMTPFMLSRAQEKENVIRTMGSLVDTETYYRAPVIEYQTSL; encoded by the exons ATGGCGTTCTTTGGTGTTCTTAAGGCGATCATCACTCGGTTGATGTTTTCCGTGCATGGATTTGTCTCGGTTTGGAGGGTAGCGGACGTAAAAGGAGACCCCTTGTACTGGTTGCTTCTGATGTCAATAATTGGACTTTTATTTGAAACAATTATTACGTTGAAACTACGCAAGGGCCAAGAATGGAAATG GTTCTGTCCGAGTGTCTTGTTTTACTTAGGCAGTGTTGTACCGAGTCTGTGGATATTACAAGTAGAACTGCACAACGACCGagaagagagaaagagagagctGGAACTAGAAGCCATTGCTAGAGGCAATACTAGTTGTGCTGTATTGATGACATCTGATGCCGAATCACCATCCGAAGCAGGGGAGAGTCTATCAGAGATAATTGCCGGt TTAACAATACCAGGATTCACCTTTACAAGTGAAAGTTGGGTACTTGCATTACAGCAATTATTGTTAGGTTTGCTCATTCTTGGACGATGGATGTTACCGAAAGGAGATATAACACGTGACCAACTTTCTCAACTGCTATTGGTTTATATTGGAATGGCGGCAGACATCTTGGAATTCTCTGTGGAAACCCTAAAAGAAGACGCTTTGCAGGGAGAATGGGCTTTGATGTATTTAATACTTGGAATCTGGTCATGGAGTTTACTTCAATTCTGTTTGGTCTTAACTGCCACCAAAGCGCGAAAACCAAGAATGGCGCGAAGTAGTTCTTCTAATCTGTTCCTACCGTTCGCTTCGCGATGCGAGGGCGGTTGTCAACTCTGGTGCGAGTCTGAAGTGTGGGCCATCATTGCGAGTATCGTTATGCAGGACGGCCCGTTCTTGACGATGAGAATGTTTCTGTTAATTCACTATGAGGTTGTTAGTCATATGATGGTTTTCTTCACGTGTAAAAATTCGTTAGTTCTTCTCCTTCAACTGTACAGGTTAGCTGTGCTTTATCTAGAGAAACATCCACGAGGTGGTAAGTCACCATCTCGAAGACAAAGCACTGATATATCAATGATTGGCGATGACAAGGGTCTGGACATGACACCTTTCATGTTGTCACGTGCACAGGAAAAAGAAAACGTCATCAGAACTATGGGAAGTCTTGTTGACACTGAAACATATTATAGAGCCCCTGTTATTGAGTATCAAACCTCTCTTTAG